One bacterium genomic window, CCATTCGGATACAGCCCATCGAGCAGCAGGAGGATCCGCAACCGCGGGAAACGCTGCTTGAGCCGCGCAGTCAAACGCTCGAAGGCTTTCTGCTCGCAGTCCTGCGTGTCGGTGGAGTCATCGCCCTGGCTATGGACCAGGAACTCGCTCATCAGCGGAATCACCATGCCGTTGGCGAATGCCAGGCAGGACTCCAGAACATAGACGTAGTACTGCGCCTTCTTCTTCTCCCCCGTACCCACGCTGCGCTCCAGCGCCTGGTCGCTGAAAGCCCACTCGCGCATCCACTTCTGGGTGCCGTCGATGGCGATCGGATAGTGCCCACCGATCAGGTAGCGGCGGAATGTCTTCTTACGGATCAAGCGCTCGACCAGCTCCAGATGGGCGGACTCGAACTCGTCGGGCTCTATGCGCCTGAGCAGGCGGTAGAGCGTATCGTGGTGGGGGATCTCTTCGAGATCAGGGATCAGAAGCCTCAGGTTGGCCTGGAACGTCGGCATCGTCATTTTGCGGTTGGCTTCGCGCCGCGAGGCCATCTGAAAGACGAAGCTCAGCATGCCGTAGAGCAACACCATCGTCAGCTTGTGGCGAGTCTTCTTCGGCACTCGAGGATCGGGAATACGCGACAGGCGGCGCAGAAGCAACGGCAGCTGCAAGCGTAGGATCTGGAAGTAACTCCCTGTGGCTTCCTGGCGCGCCTGCTGCTCTTCTTCCGGGGTGCGCAACGGGCTCTTGCAGTTGGCGAGCGTGGCCGTCGGCCGGGCGTTGAGGCCCGCGGCCCGCTGCTGCTCGCGCAGTTTCTTCTGAGCCTCGGTGCGCGCCTTGCGCGCTTCCCGTGCTGGCCGTCGTGAGGGCTTACCCATCGTCTTGCCTTGGTGCCCTATGCTGCTCACACAGCTGGGCACGGAAGTCCCGCACCAGAGGCCGAGCCAAGACACGCTTCGGCGTGCTGGTGTAGCGCCGGCCTGGGCGCCTTCGGCCTTCGCCGCTGCTCAGCCCCAGTTCGACCCAACCCGCCGCTCGGTAGCAGGTGCCGCGGTAACGCTGCGGATCGACGAAGGTCTC contains:
- a CDS encoding transposase family protein, producing MGKPSRRPAREARKARTEAQKKLREQQRAAGLNARPTATLANCKSPLRTPEEEQQARQEATGSYFQILRLQLPLLLRRLSRIPDPRVPKKTRHKLTMVLLYGMLSFVFQMASRREANRKMTMPTFQANLRLLIPDLEEIPHHDTLYRLLRRIEPDEFESAHLELVERLIRKKTFRRYLIGGHYPIAIDGTQKWMREWAFSDQALERSVGTGEKKKAQYYVYVLESCLAFANGMVIPLMSEFLVHSQGDDSTDTQDCEQKAFERLTARLKQRFPRLRILLLLDGLYPNG